A genome region from Proteus vulgaris includes the following:
- the ppx gene encoding exopolyphosphatase gives MPLSQDDSSPRPLEIAAIDLGSNSFHMIIARVVNGALQVLSRLKQRVYLADGLDDDNELSEEAMLRGLSALSLFAERLQGFPAENVTVVGTHTLRVATNAKVFLQRAKDVIPYPIEIISGHEEARLIFMGVEHTQSEKGRKLVIDIGGGSTELVIGENFEPILIESQRMGCVSFSRQFFPEQKISESAFRKAREKAARKMEKIAWQYKMTGWDVALGASGTIKAAHEILVEFGEKDGVITPERLLMLTKQVLRFKKFKDITLPGLSDERKHVFVPGLAILCGIFDSLGLKALHLSDGALREGVLYEMEGRFRHQDIRQRTAKSLAEHYNIDREQAKRVLETMQSLYAQWAQQNSKLVRPDLEAILVWAVMLHEVGLSINLSGLHRHSAYILSNTDLPGFNQEQQLLLTTLVRYHRKGIKLDELPKFNLYKKKQYFPLVQILRLATLLNNQRQSTTKPASLRLVTEENHWTLYFPKKYLSDNTLMELDLEKEQEHWQSVPGWKLDIKEESA, from the coding sequence ATGCCTTTATCACAAGATGACTCTTCACCACGTCCTTTAGAAATTGCGGCTATTGACCTCGGTTCTAATAGTTTTCATATGATAATTGCGCGTGTTGTTAATGGCGCATTACAAGTATTAAGCCGTTTAAAACAGCGAGTTTATCTTGCTGATGGACTTGATGATGATAACGAATTAAGCGAAGAAGCTATGTTACGTGGGCTTTCCGCCCTTTCTCTTTTTGCTGAAAGGTTACAGGGCTTTCCTGCTGAAAATGTTACAGTCGTAGGCACACACACTTTGCGTGTCGCGACGAATGCGAAAGTCTTTCTTCAACGGGCTAAAGACGTTATTCCTTATCCTATTGAAATTATTTCTGGGCATGAAGAAGCTCGACTTATTTTTATGGGTGTTGAACACACTCAATCTGAAAAAGGTCGAAAGCTCGTTATCGATATCGGGGGTGGCTCAACCGAATTAGTGATTGGTGAAAATTTTGAGCCCATTTTAATCGAAAGCCAACGTATGGGGTGTGTCAGTTTTAGCCGCCAATTTTTCCCAGAACAAAAAATTAGCGAATCCGCTTTTCGTAAAGCACGAGAAAAAGCAGCGCGTAAAATGGAAAAAATTGCATGGCAATATAAAATGACGGGTTGGGACGTGGCTTTAGGCGCATCAGGAACAATTAAAGCGGCTCATGAGATCTTAGTTGAGTTCGGTGAAAAAGACGGTGTTATCACACCAGAACGTCTACTTATGCTCACTAAACAAGTTTTACGATTTAAGAAATTTAAAGATATTACCCTGCCGGGTTTATCCGATGAACGTAAACATGTTTTTGTTCCAGGTTTAGCGATTTTATGCGGTATTTTTGATTCATTAGGATTGAAAGCGCTACACCTATCTGACGGTGCATTACGTGAAGGTGTGCTGTATGAAATGGAAGGCCGATTCCGTCATCAAGATATTCGCCAACGCACAGCGAAAAGCCTTGCAGAGCACTATAATATCGATAGAGAACAAGCCAAACGTGTTCTTGAAACCATGCAATCTCTTTACGCTCAGTGGGCACAGCAAAATTCAAAACTGGTTCGCCCTGATTTAGAGGCTATTTTAGTTTGGGCTGTCATGTTACATGAAGTCGGATTAAGCATTAATTTAAGTGGATTGCACCGCCATTCTGCCTATATTCTTTCAAATACTGATTTACCCGGTTTTAATCAAGAGCAGCAGTTGTTATTAACAACCTTGGTTCGCTATCACCGCAAAGGGATCAAGTTAGATGAATTGCCTAAATTTAATCTTTATAAAAAGAAACAGTATTTCCCTCTCGTACAAATACTAAGATTAGCAACTTTACTTAATAATCAGCGACAATCGACAACAAAACCTGCATCTTTGCGTTTAGTCACAGAGGAAAATCATTGGACGCTTTATTTTCCTAAAAAATATCTTTCCGATAACACATTGATGGAATTGGATTTAGAAAAAGAACAAGAACATTGGCAGTCTGTTCCGGGGTGGAAACTGGATATAAAAGAGGAATCTGCTTAA
- the speG gene encoding spermidine N1-acetyltransferase: MSGGKKVPPIKLRPLEREDLSFVHQLDNNASVMRYWFEEPYEAFIELSDLYEKHIHDQSERRFIAESDGTKVGLVELVEIDYVHRRAEFQIIIAPAHQGHGYAARAAKLAMDYAFSVLNLYKLYLIVDKENAKAIHIYQKLGFKKEGDLIDEFFVNGAYRSAIRMCTFQAPYFEKKAKEAKPENFVKPGATIKQHV; the protein is encoded by the coding sequence ATGTCTGGTGGTAAGAAAGTTCCACCTATAAAATTACGTCCTCTCGAACGAGAAGATCTCTCTTTTGTCCATCAACTTGATAATAATGCCAGCGTTATGCGTTATTGGTTTGAAGAGCCTTATGAAGCTTTTATCGAGTTAAGCGACCTTTATGAAAAACATATTCACGACCAAAGCGAACGTCGTTTTATTGCCGAAAGTGACGGCACTAAAGTTGGACTTGTCGAATTAGTTGAAATTGATTATGTTCACCGTCGCGCTGAATTCCAAATTATTATCGCCCCTGCGCATCAAGGTCATGGATATGCTGCACGAGCAGCAAAACTTGCGATGGATTACGCTTTTTCTGTACTCAATTTATACAAACTCTATTTAATCGTTGATAAAGAAAATGCTAAAGCGATTCATATTTATCAAAAGCTTGGCTTTAAAAAAGAAGGTGATTTAATAGATGAGTTTTTTGTTAACGGTGCCTACCGTTCTGCGATTAGAATGTGTACTTTCCAAGCGCCTTATTTTGAAAAAAAAGCCAAAGAGGCGAAACCCGAAAATTTTGTTAAACCGGGTGCGACTATTAAGCAACATGTCTGA
- the purN gene encoding phosphoribosylglycinamide formyltransferase, which yields MKNIVVLISGNGSNLQAIIDACRANKITGNVVAVLSNKADAYGLERAKLADIPAYFVDPTLYNDRADYDSALIKQIDAYQPDIVVLAGFMRILSPDFVTHYQHKLLNIHPSLLPKYPGLHTHRQVLANKDAFHGVTVHFVTEELDGGPMIIQARIPVLPDDTEQSLQTRIQTEEYRIYPLAIGWLAEERLKMKNNQAFLDDIALFDSLG from the coding sequence ATGAAAAATATTGTCGTCCTCATCTCAGGAAACGGCAGCAACCTACAGGCGATTATTGACGCCTGTAGGGCGAATAAAATCACGGGTAATGTGGTTGCTGTCTTAAGTAATAAAGCTGATGCATATGGTCTTGAACGGGCAAAACTTGCTGATATTCCCGCTTATTTTGTTGATCCGACTCTCTATAACGACAGAGCTGACTACGATAGTGCGTTAATTAAACAAATCGATGCTTATCAACCCGACATTGTGGTTTTAGCTGGTTTTATGCGTATTTTATCGCCTGATTTTGTGACACATTATCAGCATAAATTATTAAATATTCATCCTTCTTTGCTTCCTAAATACCCCGGATTACACACTCACCGCCAAGTTTTAGCGAATAAAGACGCTTTTCATGGCGTGACCGTCCATTTTGTGACAGAAGAACTTGATGGAGGTCCCATGATTATTCAAGCTCGCATTCCTGTTTTACCGGATGATACTGAACAATCATTACAAACAAGAATACAAACGGAAGAGTATCGTATTTACCCATTAGCGATCGGTTGGTTAGCTGAAGAACGATTAAAAATGAAGAATAATCAAGCTTTTCTCGATGACATTGCGCTTTTCGACAGCCTTGGTTAA
- the ppk1 gene encoding polyphosphate kinase 1: MSQERLYIDKEISWLAFNERVLQEAADKRNPLIERVRFLGIYSNNLDEFYKVRFADVKRRILINEERGSRSASSHARHLIKKIQSKVAKADQEFDALYNDLLLEMARNQIFLINERQISPNQQIWLRQYFRQNLRKHITPILINPETDLVEFLKDDYTYLAVEIVQGQIIHYALLEIPSDKVPRFVILPTDQGRSKKKSMILLDNILRYCLDEVFKGFFDYDSLNAYSMKMTRDAEYDLATEMESSLLEMMSSTLKQRLTAEPVRFVYQRDMPDEMVALLRSKLGLSNNDSVIAGGRYHNFKDFINFPNEGSKFLLNKPIPRLRHVWFDNFRNGFDAIRERDVLLYYPYHTFEHVLELLRQASFDPSVISIKINIYRVAKDSRIIDSMIHAAHNGKRVTVVVELQARFDEAANIHWAKRLTEAGVHVIFSAPGLKIHAKLFIISRLEDGEIIRYAHIGTGNFNEKTARLYTDYSLLTANTEITNEVRRVFSFIENPYRPVTFEHLMVSPQNSRTLLNQLITNEIHSAQAGHPAGITLKVNNLVDEELVNRLYDASEAGVKIRLLVRGMCSLVPNQPGFSENIQVTSIVDRFLEHDRVYVFTNKGDEKIFLSSADWMTRNLDYRIEVAVALLDPQLKQRVLDILDIQFNDTVKARYIDKDLTNSYVPRGNKRKIRSQLAVYEYIKLLEQPSSRA; the protein is encoded by the coding sequence ATGTCCCAGGAACGACTCTATATTGATAAAGAGATCAGTTGGCTTGCGTTTAACGAACGTGTATTACAAGAGGCTGCTGATAAACGAAACCCGTTAATTGAAAGAGTCAGGTTTCTGGGGATCTATTCAAATAATCTTGATGAGTTTTATAAGGTTCGTTTTGCCGATGTAAAACGCCGTATTTTAATTAACGAGGAGCGTGGCTCACGCTCTGCATCAAGTCATGCTCGCCATCTTATAAAGAAAATTCAATCAAAAGTGGCTAAAGCCGACCAAGAGTTTGATGCTTTATACAATGATTTGTTATTAGAGATGGCACGAAACCAAATCTTTCTAATTAACGAACGCCAAATCTCTCCGAATCAACAAATCTGGTTACGCCAATATTTCCGTCAAAATTTAAGAAAACACATCACACCTATTTTGATTAATCCTGAAACAGACTTGGTGGAGTTTCTTAAAGATGACTATACCTATTTAGCGGTTGAAATTGTGCAAGGGCAAATTATTCATTATGCCCTGTTAGAAATTCCATCAGACAAAGTCCCTCGTTTTGTTATTCTCCCAACAGACCAAGGACGTAGTAAGAAAAAATCCATGATTTTATTGGATAATATTTTACGCTACTGCCTTGATGAGGTATTTAAAGGCTTTTTTGATTATGATTCATTAAATGCTTATTCCATGAAAATGACGCGAGATGCGGAGTATGATCTTGCGACAGAAATGGAATCAAGTTTACTTGAAATGATGTCATCAACATTAAAACAACGCCTGACTGCAGAGCCTGTCCGTTTTGTTTATCAGCGTGATATGCCTGATGAAATGGTAGCATTATTGCGCAGTAAACTCGGTTTATCGAATAATGATTCCGTTATTGCGGGAGGTCGTTATCATAATTTTAAAGATTTTATTAACTTCCCCAACGAAGGCAGTAAATTCCTATTAAATAAACCCATCCCACGTTTACGCCATGTTTGGTTTGATAATTTCCGTAATGGCTTTGATGCCATACGTGAGCGCGATGTCTTACTCTATTATCCTTATCATACTTTTGAACATGTGCTGGAATTGCTACGTCAAGCCTCATTTGATCCAAGTGTTATCTCAATAAAGATTAATATTTACCGTGTTGCTAAAGATTCTCGGATCATAGATTCGATGATCCATGCTGCTCATAACGGTAAACGTGTCACGGTCGTTGTTGAGTTACAAGCGCGTTTTGATGAAGCCGCGAATATTCACTGGGCAAAACGTCTGACAGAAGCGGGGGTACATGTTATTTTCTCTGCTCCAGGCCTGAAAATTCACGCGAAATTATTTATTATTTCTCGCTTAGAAGACGGTGAAATTATCCGTTATGCCCATATTGGTACGGGAAATTTCAACGAGAAAACCGCGCGTCTCTATACTGACTATTCACTATTAACTGCAAATACTGAAATTACTAATGAAGTACGTCGCGTCTTTAGTTTTATTGAAAACCCTTATCGCCCTGTGACGTTTGAACATTTGATGGTTTCACCACAAAACTCACGTACCCTTTTAAATCAATTAATCACCAATGAAATTCACAGTGCTCAAGCAGGACATCCCGCGGGGATCACATTAAAAGTGAATAACTTAGTTGATGAAGAGCTAGTTAATCGCCTTTATGATGCCTCAGAAGCGGGGGTAAAAATACGATTGTTAGTCCGTGGTATGTGTTCTTTAGTCCCTAATCAACCGGGATTTAGTGAAAATATTCAGGTCACCAGTATTGTTGATCGTTTTTTAGAACACGACCGTGTTTATGTGTTCACGAATAAAGGTGATGAAAAAATCTTTCTCTCTTCTGCGGATTGGATGACGAGAAACCTTGACTATCGTATTGAGGTTGCGGTGGCTTTGCTTGATCCTCAACTTAAGCAACGCGTTCTTGATATACTGGATATTCAATTTAATGACACCGTAAAAGCTCGTTATATCGATAAGGATTTAACAAATAGCTATGTTCCTCGTGGAAATAAACGTAAGATCCGTTCCCAACTTGCTGTCTATGAATATATTAAATTGTTAGAACAACCCAGTTCACGAGCGTAA
- the purM gene encoding phosphoribosylformylglycinamidine cyclo-ligase yields the protein MTNKSSLSYKDAGVDIDAGNALVDRIKGVVKETRRPEVMGGLGGFGALCAIPSKYREPILVSGTDGVGTKLRLAMDLNRHDDIGIDLVAMCVNDLIVQGAEPLFFLDYYATGKLDVDTAARVVTGIAEGCKQSGCALVGGETAEMPGMYHGNDYDIAGFCVGVVEKSEIIDGSKVKAGDALIALASSGPHSNGYSLIRKILEVSNTHAENTSLGDKSLADHLLAPTRIYVKSLLSLIENVDIHAVAHITGGGFWENIPRVLPENTQARIDSKSWEWPVVFKWLQDAGHVSTHEMYRTFNCGVGLLIAVNPNDVEKTLAHLAECGENAWLIGEIAPQATGEEQVIIN from the coding sequence CGTCCTGAAGTTATGGGAGGTTTAGGTGGTTTTGGCGCACTTTGTGCGATCCCATCTAAATACCGTGAACCTATTTTAGTTTCAGGCACCGATGGCGTAGGAACTAAACTTCGCCTTGCGATGGATTTAAATCGCCACGATGACATCGGGATTGATTTAGTCGCAATGTGTGTCAACGATTTAATTGTTCAAGGTGCAGAACCCCTTTTCTTCCTTGACTACTATGCCACAGGAAAATTGGATGTCGATACCGCAGCACGCGTAGTAACAGGTATCGCAGAAGGTTGTAAGCAATCGGGTTGTGCATTAGTGGGGGGTGAAACGGCTGAAATGCCGGGAATGTATCACGGTAATGATTATGATATCGCTGGTTTTTGTGTCGGTGTGGTTGAAAAATCAGAAATTATCGATGGTAGCAAAGTTAAAGCGGGTGATGCGCTGATTGCTTTGGCATCAAGTGGACCTCATTCTAATGGGTATTCATTAATCAGAAAAATTCTTGAAGTTAGCAATACCCATGCTGAAAACACTTCCTTAGGTGATAAATCATTAGCTGATCACCTATTAGCCCCCACTCGAATTTATGTAAAATCACTGCTTTCATTAATTGAAAATGTCGATATCCATGCAGTAGCACATATTACAGGTGGTGGCTTTTGGGAAAATATTCCTCGAGTATTACCAGAAAACACTCAAGCACGTATTGACAGTAAAAGCTGGGAATGGCCAGTGGTTTTCAAATGGTTGCAAGATGCAGGACACGTCAGCACACATGAAATGTATCGTACCTTTAACTGCGGCGTTGGATTATTAATTGCTGTTAACCCAAATGACGTTGAAAAAACATTAGCACACCTTGCAGAGTGTGGTGAAAACGCCTGGTTAATTGGTGAAATTGCGCCACAAGCTACGGGTGAAGAACAAGTTATTATTAACTAA